Part of the Tidjanibacter massiliensis genome is shown below.
TTCCACTTTCAGGCCGAGGTCTTCGGCTATCTGGCGGAGGCTCTTGTTGGTGATGGACGGGAGTACCGAATGCGAATCCGGCGTGATGTATTTGCCGTCGCGGATGCCGAAGAAGTTCGCGGCGCTGCACTCGTCGATGTACTGTTTGGTGGCCGGGTCAAGGAATATCACGCTGGCGAAGCCTTTCTGGTGCGCTATCTCGCCCGAATCGAGGCTGGCTGCATAGTTACCGCCCACCTTGACGTGCCCCGTCCCCTTGGGGGCCGCACGGTCGTGGTCATAGTCGATGATGACCTTGATGCAGTTGAACCCGTCCTTGTAATAAGGGCCTACCGGCGTTACGAATACGGCGAACAGATAGTCGGCCGAAGGTTTCACGCCTACCTGAGGACCTACGCCGATGAGCATCGGACGGAGGTAGAGCGATGCGCCCGAACCGTAGGGCGGAATGTAGTCGGCGTTGAGCTTCACGGCTTCGATGCATGCTTTGGTGAAGAGTTCCACGGAGGGTACCGCCATCTTGAGGTATTCGCCCGAATTTATCATGCGCTTCGCATTCTCCTCCACGCGGAACAGCCTGACCTTGCCGTCCGCGCCGCGGAATGCCTTGAGGCCCTCGAACACTTCCTGTCCGTAGTGGAGGCAGGTCGATGCCATGTGGATGTTCATATTGACGTCTTCGGTGGCGTAGAGTTCGCCCCACTTGCCGTCTTTGTATTCGCACCTTACGTTGTAATCGGTTTTGAAATAACCGAATCCAAGCTCTGACCAATTAATGTTTTTCATTTCGGTTTAAATGTATTTGAGGTTTACAACTTCTCTTCGTTCTCTTGCTTCGTTTGTCGGCTCGTCCGGCAGGCGTCAGCCTACCGTCGTTCCGCAGGCCGTCTCGGCGGCGGGCTGGAGCAGTACCAGTTTTCCCGTCGGGTCGGTCCCCATGAGTATCATTCCTTTCGATTCGATGCCCTTCAGTTCGCGCGGAGCGAGATTCACCAGCACGAGTACCTGCCGTCCGACAAGCTCCTCGGGCGTATAGTGCTCCGCGATGCCCGATACGATGACGCGCGTGTCGATGCCGGTATCCACCGTCAGTTTGAGGAGTTTTTTCGTCTTGGCGACCTTCTCGGCGGTGACTATCCGTGCGACGCGGATATCCATCTTCTGGAAGTCGTCGAACGTTATCGTCTCCTTCTGCGGTTCCGTCACGGCTGCTGCCGCCGCATTGGCCGCCTTGGCCTCTTCGAGCTTGCGGAGCTGCCGTTCGATGACTTCATCCTCGATTTTCTCAAAGAGCAGTTCGGGCGTGCCTGTACGGTGGCCTGCGGGAATGAGGTCGCTTCTGCCCAAAGCATCCCATCCGAGCGGTTCCGTGGCCAGCATCCGCCACATCTTTTCCGCTGTGAAAGGCATGAAGGGTTCGATGGCGATGGCCGTGTTGGCCGTTATCTGGAG
Proteins encoded:
- a CDS encoding branched-chain amino acid aminotransferase, whose amino-acid sequence is MKNINWSELGFGYFKTDYNVRCEYKDGKWGELYATEDVNMNIHMASTCLHYGQEVFEGLKAFRGADGKVRLFRVEENAKRMINSGEYLKMAVPSVELFTKACIEAVKLNADYIPPYGSGASLYLRPMLIGVGPQVGVKPSADYLFAVFVTPVGPYYKDGFNCIKVIIDYDHDRAAPKGTGHVKVGGNYAASLDSGEIAHQKGFASVIFLDPATKQYIDECSAANFFGIRDGKYITPDSHSVLPSITNKSLRQIAEDLGLKVEQRKVGVEELPTFSEAGCCGTAAVISPIGSVYDPKTDKTIVYGDGKTAGPWSQKLYKTLQGIQYGEIEDKHNWNTIVDVK